The Streptococcus suis DNA window AGTCAAGTAGTTGAACAATCAACAACTGTATCAACACCTTCAAATTCATCCTCTTCGTCTTCATCAGCAGCATCTAATAATGCAAGATACAATGCTTCATCTTATCCTGTAGGTGAATGTACATGGGGTGTTAAATCTCAACTGTCATGGGTTGGTCCTTATTGGGGTAATGCTAACCAGTGGGTTGCATCAGCACGTGCAGAAGGTTTTAGTGTTGGGACAACTCCGCAAGTTGGAGCAGTTGCTGTTTGGGTTGGTGGAGCATATGGACATGTGGCTTTAGTTAGTGCTGTTGAAAGTTCTACAAACATTCAAGTCTCAGAGTCCAACTATATGGGTCGTCGTTATATTGGTAACCACCGCGGTTGGTTTAATCCTACGACAACTTCTGAAGGTACAGTTTATTATATTTATCCTTCATATTGATTTGTTATTTTTATTAGAGCGTAATCATTGTGCGCTCTATTTTTTATTGAAAAATGAAGTAAAAAACGTTAAAATAGTAATGGTAGAAAAATATAGGAGGCAGTCATGTCGTTTACTGACTTAAAATTGTTCGCACTATCATCTAATCAAAAGTTAGCAGAGAAAGTGTCACACATCATAGGGATCCCATTAGGAAAATCAAGTGTTCGTCAATTTTCAGATGGTGAGATTCAAGTCAATATTGAAGAGTCTATCCGTGGTACGCATGTGTTCATTCTTCAATCAACTAGCTCACCAGTCAATGATAACTTAATGGAAATTTTGATTATGGTAGATGCTCTAAAGCGTGCATCTGCAGAATCAGTAAACGTTGTTATGCCTTACTATGGTTATGCACGTCAAGACCGTAAAGCACGTGCACGTGAGCCAATCACTTCTAAATTGGTTGCAAATATGTTACAGACAGCCGGAGTTGATCGCTTGTTAACGATTGATTTACATGCCGCGCAAATTCAAGGTTTCTTTGATATTCCTGTTGATCATTTGATGGGAGCTCCTTTAATTGGTGATTATTTTGAGCGTCGTGGTATGGTAGGAGATGGCTATGTGGTTGTATCTCCAGACCATGGTGGTGTGACTCGTGCTCGTAAATTAGCTCAATTCTTAAAGACTCCGATTGCAATCATTGATAAACGGCGTAGCATTGATAAGATGAATACATCAGAAGTTATGAATATTATTGGTGATGTTGAAGGGAAAACCTGTATTTTAATTGATGATATGATTGATACAGCAGGTACGATTTGTCATGCTGCAGATGCATTAGCAGAAGCGGGTGCAACAGCTGTCTATGCTTCTTGTACTCACCCGGTTTTATCAGGACCAGCGATGGATAACATTAGTAAATCAGCTATTAAGAAATTAGTTGTTTTGGATACAATAGAGATTGCTGAGGATCGCTTGATTGACAAGATTGAACATATTTCGACAGCTGAATTATTGGCAGAAGCGATTATTCGTATTCATGAAAAACGTCCACTGTCACCTTTGTTTGAAACAAGTCGTGGTTAATACGTAAAAGAAGAGTTAAATGACTCTTCTTTTTTACATTTATTTGGAAATTATATTATAATAGTTCTATATGTTTTTGAGGTGACAGTATGGATTTATTAAATCGTTTCAATAAAAATTTAAATCGAATCGAGGTATCAATGATTCGTCAATTTGATCAGTCAATTTCTGATGTGCCTGGGATTTTAAAACTGACCTTGGGAGAGCCTGATTTTACAACACCGGATCATGTAAAAGAGGCAGCAAAAGCGGCAATTGATGCGAACCAAAGTTACTATACAGGTATGGCTGGACTGCTGGATTTGCGTGAAGCTGCGGCTGAATTTGTAGCTAAAAAATACAATTTAACTTACAATCCAAATACTGAGGTTTTATCAACAATCGGTGCGACCGAGGCTTTATCAGCTAGTTTAGTGGCCATTTTGGAGGCCGGTGATACTGTTATCCTGCCTGCTCCTGCCTACCCTGGTTATGAACCTATTGTCAATATGGTAGGGGCAGACATCGTTGAAATCGATACGACTGCTAATGATTTTGTATTGACACCTGAGATGTTGGAAGAGGCGATTATTGAGCAGGGGGATAAGCTAAAAGCTATCATTCTCAACTATCCTGCCAATCCAACGGGTGTGACTTACTCACGGGAGCAAATTCAGGCTTTTGCGGATGTCATTCGGAAGTATCCAATTTTTGTCTTGTCTGATGAGGTTTATGCAGAGTTGACTTATACTGGTCAGCAACATACATCAATTGCAGAATTTTTACCAGAGCAAACCATTTTGATTCAAGGACTTTCTAAATCTCATGCTATGACGGGATGGCGGATTGGCTTGATTATGAGTCAGGCTCCGATTATTGCTCAAATAATTAAAAGTCACCAGTATCTAGTAACAGCTGCAGCGACAGCTATGCAATATGGTGCAGTGGAGGCCTTAAAAAATGGTAAGGATGATGCCTTACCGATGCGGGCGGAATATGTCAAGCGTCGGGATTATATCATCGAAAAGATGACTGACTTGGGCTTTAAGATTATCAAACCTGATGGTGCTTTTTATATCTTTGCCAAAATACCTGCAGAATACAATCAGGATTCATTTAGTTTTTTACAGGATTTTGCTAAGAAAAAAGCAGTTGCCTTTATTCCAGGTGCAGCTTTCGGTAAATACGGGGAAGGGTATGTACGTATTTCTTATGCGGCAAGTATGGAAACAATTCAAACAGCTATGGCTCGTTTGAAAGAATATCTTAAAGAAAATGGAACGAATTGAAACCAGAGGAATCGTCCTTTATAATCAAGATTTCCGAGAAGATGATAAACTGGTCAAAATCTTTACCGAGAAGTCTGGCAAGCGAATGTTTTTCGTGAAACATGCCTCTAAGTCCAAGTTGGTAGCCTCTATTCAGCCGTTGACACATGCGGATTTTATTGTCAAAATTAATGATGATGGTTTGTCTTATATAGAAGATTTTCATCAGGTACAGCCATTTAAATCAATTAACGGTGATATTTTCAAGCTCAGCTACGCCACCTATATATTAGCTTTGGCAGATGCGGCCTTGCAGGACAAGGTTTATGATCCAGCTCTTTTTGCTTTCTTGGTCAAAACCTTGGACTTGATGGAGTCGGGTCTGGATTATGAAATTTTAACCAATATCTTTGAAATTCAGCTATTGGGTCGATTTGGTGTTAGTTTGAATTTTCATGAGTGTGCTTTCTGTCATCGAGTAGGTCAGCCTTTTGACTATTCCTACAAGTACAGCGGGGTCTTATGTCCGCAACACTATCAACAAGATGAACGACGGGCTTATCTGGATCCTAATGTTCCCTATTTACTTGATCAATTTCAGGCTATTTCCTTTGATGAGCTGGAAACCATTTCCATCAAGCCTGAGATGAAACGCAAATTACGTTTTTTTATTGACCAGTTGTATGAAGAATATGTGGGGATTCACTTGAAATCAAAGAAATTTATAGATGATTTGTCTTCTTGGGGGCAGATTATGAAACCAAGAACAGAAAATGAGGAAACAGAATGAAACGTATTGCAGTAGATGCTATGGGTGGGGACCATGCCCCTCAGGCAGTGGTAGAAGGTGTCAATCAAGCTTTGGCTACCTTTCCAGATATTGAAATTCAGCTCTATGGCGATGAGGCAAAAATCAAGAATTATTTGACAGCGAAAGAACGTGTCAGCATTGTCCATACGACTGAGAAAATCAATTCAGATGATGAGCCTGTCAAGGCCATTCGTCGGAAGAAAGAGGCTTCTATGGTCCTAGCAACCAAGGCTGTCAAGGATGGCCAAGCAGATGCGGTCTTGTCAGCTGGAAATACAGGTGCTCTTTTGGCGGCAGGCGTCTTTGTGGTCGGTCGCATCAAGCACATTGACCGTCCTGGTCTTATGTCTACCTTGCCGACTATGGACGGTAAGGGATTTGATATGATGGACTTGGGAGCAAATGCTGAAAATACAGCTCATCACCTCTATCAGTATGGTATTCTTGGCTCATTTTACGCGGAGCACGTGCGTGGTGTCAAACAACCTCGTGTGGGACTTTTGAACAACGGTACGGAAGATACCAAGGGAACTCCAGTTCACCAAGAGGCCTATAAACTCTTGGCGGAAGACAAGTCAATCAACTTTATCGGCAATGTGGAAGCGCGTGAGTTGCTCAACAGCGTGGCGGATGTGGTCGTGACGGATGGTTTCACGGGAAACGCTGTGCTGAAAACCATAGAGGGTACAGCAAAATCCATCGTTGGTCAGTTGACTGGCTCAATCAAGAATGGTGGTCTGCGTGCTAAAATTGGTGGTCTACTTGTTAAGCCAACCTTGAAAAAGGCGCTTGGTGCTATGGATTACAAAACAGCTGGCGGGGCAGTTTTGCTAGGTCTAAAAGCTCCGGTTATCAAGGCCCATGGATCCAGCGATGCTCAATCAATTTTCTACACTCTTAAACAGACGCGTTCGATTTTGGAGGCCGGTATTGTGGATAAATCAGTTGCCAAATTTTCTGTAGTGGAGGAAGACAATGAATAGAGAACAAGTCTATCAGCGGGTTGTTGAATTGATTCAAGATGAAAAAGGTGAGGATTTCGATGTTCAACCTGAGTCGACTTTAGCTGATTATATTGCTGCAGATTCTGTTGAAATTATGGAATTTGTGTTAAATTTGGAGGATGAATTTGGAATTGATATTCCAGATACTGCGATTGAGCGCTTTGAAACTCTTTCTGATATTGTTGATTTTGTTTATGAAGAAACACAAAAACGTTCGTAGTTTACGGGCGTTTTTCTTTACTTTTACAGGAAGATTAAGGTATTTCTTGAATATACGAACAAGCTGTGATAAAATAAACAAAAAGGTTAAAATAATTTGTGAAAGGCGAACATTTTTATGAAAACAGACCCTATCTATTCAGGAAAAGCTAAAGATATTTTTGCTACAAGCGATGATGATCAAATTGTTGCAGTCTACAAGGATCAGGCAACGGCTTTTAATGGTGGTAAGAAAGAACAGATTGCTGGGAAGGGTCGGCTTAATAATCTGATTTCTTCACTTATTTTTGAAAAGTTAAATGAGGCTGGTGTAAAAACGCATTTTATCAAGCGTTTATCAGATACGGAACAATTAAATGCGAAGGTGGATATCATTCCTCTTGAGGTTGTATTGCGTAATATTACAGCTGGATCATTTTCAAAACGATTTGGTGTGGAAGAAGGTATTGAGTTAACTCACCCTATTGTTGAGTTTTACTATAAAAAAGATGAGCTAGATGATCCTTTTATTAATGATGAACATGTTGCGTTTCTCAATATAGCTAGCCAAGAGGATATTGCTTATATTAAAGAAGAAACTCGCCGAATCAACGTTTTCTTGAAAGAGCTGTTTGCTCAGATTGGTTTAAAGTTGGTAGATTTCAAATTGGAATTTGGATTTGATAAAACAGGACAAATTATATTGGCTGATGAATTTTCACCAGATAACTGTCGTCTGTGGGATGTGGATGGAAACCATCTTGATAAAGATGTGTTCCGTCGTGGTCTTGGAGAGTTGACCGATGTTTATGAGGTTGTTTTAGAAAAATTGCAGAGCGTGAAATAGGGGATTTTAGAAAGGGATTGAAACCGTCCGGAAAATATGATTAGACTGGGAATTCACTAAATGTATTTGGTGATTTCTAAGTGTAAGACAGCTTTTCTTGTCGGACTTGGTATCTTGAATATGGCAAAACGTATTTTTGTTGAAAAAAAAGCAGATTTTCAAATTAAGGCAGAAGCTCTTCTCGAAGAATTGGTTCACAATTTGCAGTTGACTAGTCTATCCAATCTTCGATTAGTACAGGTATATGATATTTTCAATTTAGAGGAAGAATTGCTTGAACAAGCGATTAAGCATATCTTCATGGAACAGGTAACAGATAAGGCGTTGTTGGAAGAAGAACTGGGTTTAGAAAGCTCAGTCTATTTTGCCATTGAGGCTCTCCCTGGTCAATTTGATCAACGTGCAGCTAGTAGCCAAGAGGCTCTCCTTTTATTGGGTAGCCGTCAAAATGTACGTGTTCATACTGGTCAGCTTTTTATCTTAAATGGAAATGTACTAGAAGAAGAATTGGCTGCAATTAAGAATTATCTTCTTAATCCTGTTGATTCTCGTTTCAAAGATATGGAATCGCCTTTGCTGGAACAGGAATTTTCTGTTTCAGACAGCTCTATTCCAAATTTAGAATTTTTTGAAAACTATAGTGCTGAAGACTTTGCGATGTACAAGCGTGAAGTTGGTTTGGCCATGGAAGTGGAGGATTTATTATTTATCCAAGACTATTTCAAATCAATCGGTCGAGTGCCAACTGAAACAGAGCTCAAAGTCTTAGATACTTATTGGAGTGACCACTGCCGTCATACGACATTTGAAACAGAACTCAGAACGATTGACTTTTCAGCTTCAAAATTCCAAAAGCAATTGCAGGCGACATATGACAAATACATTGCGATGCGATCAGAATTAGGTCGATCAGACAAGCCTCAAACTTTAATGGATATGGCTACTATTTTTGGTCGCTATGAGCGTGTGAATGGTCGATTGGATGATATGGAAGTTTCTGATGAGATTAACGCTTGTTCAGTAGAAATTGAAGTGGACGTGGATGGAGTGAAGGAACCTTGGCTTCTCATGTTCAAAAATGAAACACATAATCACCCAACAGAGATTGAACCTTTTGGTGGGGCAGCAACTTGTATTGGTGGTGCTATCCGTGATCCGTTGTCAGGTCGGTCTTATGTCTATCAGGCAATGCGGATTTCAGGTGCAGGAGATATCACTCAACCATTAACTGCAACACGTGATGGGAAATTACCACAACAAATCATTTCAAAAACAGCTGCACATGGCTATTCTTCTTACGGCAACCAAATTGGTCTTGCGACGACCTATGTCCGTGAATACTTCCACCCAGGTTTCGTTGCCAAACGTATGGAACTTGGAGCGGTGATTGGAGCTGCTCCGAAAGAAAATGTAGTCCGTGAAAAACCGGTGGCTGGTGATGTGGTCATCTTACTTGGTGGTAAAACAGGACGAGATGGTATTGGTGGAGCAACAGGTTCGTCTAAGGTTCAGACTGTCGAATCGGTCGAAACAGCTGGTGCAGAAGTTCAAAAGGGAAATGCTATTGAAGAACGTAAAATTCAGCGTTTATTCCGAAATGGACAAGTGACACGTCTGATTAAAAAGTCGAATGACTTTGGTGCAGGGGGTGTCTGTGTAGCGATTGGTGAGTTAGCAGATGGTTTGGAAATAGATTTAGATAAGGTGCCACTCAAGTATGCAGGTTTGAATGGAACTGAGATTGCCATTTCAGAATCACAAGAGCGGATGAGTGTAGTCGTTCGTCCAGAGGATGTAGAAACTTTTATCGAAGCCTGTCGTGAAGAAAATATCCATGCTGTTGTAGTAGCTAAAGTGACGGATAAACCAAATCTAGTCATGACTTGGAATGGCCAAACGATTGTTGATTTGGAACGTTCTTTCCTTGATACAAATGGTGTTCGTGTAGTAGTTGATGCAAAAGTAGTTGACAATGCTGTCAACCTTCCCGAATTACGTCAGACATCACTTGAAACCCTAGAAGAGGATTTGAAGACAATTCTTTCAGACCTCAATCATGCTAGCCAAAAAGGATTGCAGACTATTTTTGACTCTTCAGTTGGTCGTTCAACAGTGAATCATCCACTTGGTGGGCGTTATCAGTTGACGCCGACAGAAAGTTCCGTTCAAAAGTTACCTGTCCAAGATGGTGTGACGACAACAGCTTCGGTTATGGCGCAAGGGTACAATCCATATTTAGCAGAGTGGTCTCCATATCATGGTGCAGCGTATGCGGTGATTGAAGCAATAGCTCGTTTGGTTGCAACAGGTGCAAACTGGTCTAAGGCCCGTTTCTCTTATCAAGAGTATTTCCAAAGAATGGATAAACAGGCGGAACGATTTGGACAGCCTGTAGCGGCTTTACTTGGCTCAATTGAGGCTCAAATTCAGTTAGGTTTACCATCTATTGGGGGTAAGGACTCTATGTCTGGTACCTTTGAAGAACTAACGGTTCCTCCAACCCTAGTTGCTTTTGGTGTAACCACTGCAGATAGTCGCAAGGTTCTTTCTCCTGAGTTCAAAACAACCAGTGAGAATATCTATTATCTTCCAGGTCAAATTTTATCGGAAGATATAGATTTTACATTCATCAAGTCAAACTTTGAGACTTTTGAAAAATGGCAGAATACTTATTCGATTACAGCAGCAAGTGCTATTAAGTATGGTGGTGTTTTAGAAAGTATCGCCTTGATGACTTTTGGAAATCAGATTGGTGCGACAATTGAATTAGAAACCGTGGAAACATGTCTGACAGGTCAATTAGGTGGTTTTGTCTTTACTTCTACTGAAGAAATTTCAGAAGCAGTGAAAATTGGACAGACGACAGAAGAGTTTGCACTTGTTGTCAATGGTGTCAAGTTGTTTGGACAAGATGTACAAGCTGCTTTTGAAGGAAAACTTGAAGAGGTCTATCCTACAGAATTTAAACAAAACACTTCTATAGAGGATGTCCCAGCCATTGCGAAAACAACGATTCGTAGAGCCAAGAAAAAAGTTGATGTTCCACTGGTGTACATTCCAGTTTTCCCGGGAACTAACTCTGAGTATGACTCAGCCAAGGCGTTTGAACAAGCTGGTGCCCAGGTAAATCTAGTACCATTTGTTACCTTAGATGGAAAGAGTATGGAACATTCCGTTGACACAATGGTGGACAATATTGACAAGGCTAATATTCTTTTCTTTGCAGGTGGTTTTTCAGCAGCAGATGAGCCAGATGGTTCTGCTAAATTTATCGTGACTATCTTGCGAAATGCCAAGGTCCGTTCAGCTATCGACCAGTTTATCGAAAAAGGTGGTCTCATTATCGGAATCTGTAATGGTTTCCAAGCCCTTGTTAAATCAGGCTTATTACCTTATGGGAATTTTGAAGAAGTAGTGGAAACCAGTCCAACTCTCTTCTATAACGATGCTAACCAGCACGTTGCAAAAATAGTTGAGACACGCATTGCTAATGTAAATTCTCCATGGTTATCAGGGGTTCAAGTTGGAGATATTCACGCTATTCCAGTTTCTCATGGTGAAGGGAAATTTGTAGTTACAGATGAAGAATTTGAAGTCTTGCGCAACAATGGCCAAATTTTCAGTCAATACGTGGATTTCACTGGTCAACCAAGTATGGATTCAAAATACAATCCAAATGGCTCATATCATGCGATAGAAGGAATTACTAGTGCCAATGGTCAAATCATTGGGAAAATGGGACATTCAGAGCGTTATGAAACTGGTCTCTTCCAAAATATTCCGGGGAATAAAGACCAGGGCTTATTTGCATCAGCGGTTCGCTATTTTACAGAATAAGAAAGTTCAGCAATCATTCTGGTTGAATAAACATAATAAAGGGAATAACATGTACGAAGTTAAATCACTTAATGAAGAATGCGGAGTCTTCGGGATTTGGGGTCATCCGCAAGCTGCTCAGGTCACATATTTTGGACTCCATAGTTTGCAGCACCGAGGTCAAGAAGGCGCAGGGATTTTAGCAAATGATAAAGGACATTTACGTCGTCATCGGAATACAGGGTTGATTGCGGATGTTTTTAAAAAGTCAGAAGACCTAGAACGTCTCACTGGGAGAGCAGCGATAGGTCATGTTCGCTATGCTACGTCAGGTTCGGCTTCTATCCATAACATTCAACCTTTTCTCTTTGAGTTTTCAGATATGGAAGTTGGACTAGCTCATAATGGCAATTTGACTAATGCAGTTAGTTTAAAGGCTGAATTAGAAAAAAATGGTTCGATTTTTTCAAGTTCATCTGATACTGAAATTCTGATGCATTTGATTCGTCGCAGTCATAATCCAGACCTGATGGGTAAAATCAAGGAAGCTCTTAATACTGTCAAGGGTGGATTTGCCTACTTGATTATGTTAGAGGATAAAATGGTTGCAGCCTTGGATCCAAACGGTTTTCGTCCATTATCTATTGGAAAGATGAAGAACGGGGCTTGGGTCGTCGCCAGCGAGACATGTGCGTTTGAAGTTGTTGGAGCAGAATGGGTTCGTGATGTTGAGCCGGGAGAGATGGTCATTATTGATGATTCAGGAATTCGCTATGATACCTATACGACGGATACACAACTTGCAGTTTGTTCGATGGAATATATCTACTTTGCGCGTCCAGATTCTGTCATTCATGGGATCAATGTTCATACCGCCCGAAAAAATATGGGGCGCCGTTTGGCTCAAGAATTTCAACACGAAGCAGATATTGTTGTTGGTGTGCCTAATTCATCACTTTCAGCTGCAATGGGTTTTGCAGAGGAGTCCGGTTTGCCAAATGAGATGGGGCTGATTAAAAATCAGTACATTCAAAGGACCTTTATCCAGCCTACACAGGAATTACGGGAACAGGGTGTTCGCATGAAGTTATCAGCTGTTTCCAGTGTTGTTAAGGATAAGCGCGTGGTTATGATTGACGATTCAATTGTTCGAGGAACAACGAGTCGTCGTATTGTCAAACTGTTACGTGATGCTGGTGCGAAAGAGGTCCATGTTGCTATCGGTAGTCCAGAACTGAAGTATCCATGTTTTTATGGAATTGACATTCAAACACGTAGAGAACTGATTTCAGCCAATCATTCTGTAGATGAGGTTTGTGAAATTATAGGAGCTGATAGCCTTACCTATCTGTCATTAGATGGTTTGATAGACTCGATTGGTATAAAAACAGATGCACCAAAGGGTGGGCTCTGTGTGGCGTATTTTGATGGAGAATTTCCAACGCCCCTTTATGACTATGAGGAAGAATATCTTCGAAGCTTAGAAGAGAAAACTAGTTTCTACATAGAGAATGTCAAAAGAGATAAATAAGTGTCAATCAATATTGACAACCTTGTAAACCTTGTCAATCAACTGTAAAGTTTTTAGAGGAAAGGAAATAGAATGACGAATAAAAATGCTTATGCTCAGTCAGGAGTGGATGTCGAAGCGGGTTATGAAGTAGTTGAACGTATCAAAAAACACGTTGCTCGGACAGAGCGATTGGGTGTCATGGGGGCACTAGGTGGTTTTGGTGGTATGTTTGACCTAACCAAATTAGATGTGAAAGAGCCTGTTTTAGTATCAGGAACTGATGGTGTTGGTACTAAGCTTATGCTTGCAATTCAATATGACAAACATGACACAATTGGCCAAGATTGTGTTGCGATGTGTGTCAACGATATTATTGCAGCAGGTGCAGAACCGCTTTATTTCCTTGACTATATTGCGACAGGGAAAAATGAGCCAGCTAAATTGGAACAAATAGTGGCAGGTGTTGCAGAAGGCTGTGTCCAAGCAGGTTGCGGGTTGATTGGTGGTGAAACTGCTGAAATGCCTGGCATGTACGGCGAAGATGATTATGATTTAGCCGGTTTTGCAGTCGGAATCGCTGATAAATCACAAATTATTGACGGAAGTAAGGTCAAAGAAGGTGATATCTTACTCGGGTTAGCTTCAAGTGGCATCCACTCTAATGGTTATTCATTGGTTCGCCGTGTTTTTGCGAATCTTGATGGTGACGCTCTGTTGCCAGAGCTCAATGGCAAAGCTCTTAAGGATGTCTTACTAGAACCAACACGTATTTATGTCCAACAAGTACTACCATTGGTAAAAGATGAACTTGTAAATGGTATCGCTCATATCACTGGTGGTGGATTTATTGAAAATATCCCTCGTATGTTTTCAGATGATTTAGCAGCAGAGATTGAAGAAGATAAGATTCCAGTCCTTCCTATCTTCACCGCCCTTGAAACATATGGCAAAATCAAACACGAAGAAATGTTTGAAATCTTCAACATGGGGATTGGTTTGGTGCTAGCAGTCAGTCCTGAAAAGGTTGACAAGGTTCGAGAATCAGTCAATGAAGATGTTTATGAAATTGGTCGTATTGTAATCAAAGAAGACAAGAGTGTGATAATCAAATGAAGCGAATAGCAATTTTTGCCTCTGGTAATGGTTCCAATTTTCAAGTTATAGCTGAACAATTCAAGGTACATTTTGTTTTTTCAGATCATAGAGATGCTTTCGTTTTAAAGAGAGCTGAAACATTAGGAGTTCCAGCCTATGCTTTTGAACTGAAGGAGTTTGCTGATAAACAGTCATATGAAAAAGCACTCATTGACTTATTGGACAAACACCAGATTGATCTGGTTGTTTTAGCTGGCTATATGAAGATTGTTGGCCCTACATTGCTTGCTAAGTACGAGGGACGGATTATCAATATTCATCCAGCTTATCTGCCAGAATTTCCAGGAGCCCATGGGATTGAAGATGCCTGGGAAGCTGACGTTCCAGAGAGTGGTGTGACGGTTCACTGGGTCGACAGTGGTGTTGATACAGGTCAAATTATTAAACAAGTCCGTGTACCTAGGTTGGCTGATGATCATTTGGAGCAGTTTGAGGAACGGATTCACGCCGCAGAATATCAGCTTTATCCAACAGTTTTAGAAGAGCTGGGGGTGGAAAGGATAGAGTTATGATAAAGAAAATAATCTCATTCGTTTTGGTATTTGTTTTAGCTGCTCTGCTATTTAATAGCTTTATTTTTGCAAACTTAGAAAATCCAGCACGTTTGATATTGGCCTATGGATTATCCTTGATTTTATCAGGATTTTTAATGACTCAAATCAAATAGTAAAAGTGTAGAAGAAGGAGTAAATATGACAAAGCGTGCGTTAATTAGCGTATCTGATAAAAATGGTATCGTGGAATTTGCCAAGGAACTAAACAGTTTTGGTTGGGAGATTATCTCAACAGGCGGTACAAAAGTTACATTGGATCAGGCGGGTA harbors:
- a CDS encoding phosphoribosylformylglycinamidine synthase; amino-acid sequence: MAKRIFVEKKADFQIKAEALLEELVHNLQLTSLSNLRLVQVYDIFNLEEELLEQAIKHIFMEQVTDKALLEEELGLESSVYFAIEALPGQFDQRAASSQEALLLLGSRQNVRVHTGQLFILNGNVLEEELAAIKNYLLNPVDSRFKDMESPLLEQEFSVSDSSIPNLEFFENYSAEDFAMYKREVGLAMEVEDLLFIQDYFKSIGRVPTETELKVLDTYWSDHCRHTTFETELRTIDFSASKFQKQLQATYDKYIAMRSELGRSDKPQTLMDMATIFGRYERVNGRLDDMEVSDEINACSVEIEVDVDGVKEPWLLMFKNETHNHPTEIEPFGGAATCIGGAIRDPLSGRSYVYQAMRISGAGDITQPLTATRDGKLPQQIISKTAAHGYSSYGNQIGLATTYVREYFHPGFVAKRMELGAVIGAAPKENVVREKPVAGDVVILLGGKTGRDGIGGATGSSKVQTVESVETAGAEVQKGNAIEERKIQRLFRNGQVTRLIKKSNDFGAGGVCVAIGELADGLEIDLDKVPLKYAGLNGTEIAISESQERMSVVVRPEDVETFIEACREENIHAVVVAKVTDKPNLVMTWNGQTIVDLERSFLDTNGVRVVVDAKVVDNAVNLPELRQTSLETLEEDLKTILSDLNHASQKGLQTIFDSSVGRSTVNHPLGGRYQLTPTESSVQKLPVQDGVTTTASVMAQGYNPYLAEWSPYHGAAYAVIEAIARLVATGANWSKARFSYQEYFQRMDKQAERFGQPVAALLGSIEAQIQLGLPSIGGKDSMSGTFEELTVPPTLVAFGVTTADSRKVLSPEFKTTSENIYYLPGQILSEDIDFTFIKSNFETFEKWQNTYSITAASAIKYGGVLESIALMTFGNQIGATIELETVETCLTGQLGGFVFTSTEEISEAVKIGQTTEEFALVVNGVKLFGQDVQAAFEGKLEEVYPTEFKQNTSIEDVPAIAKTTIRRAKKKVDVPLVYIPVFPGTNSEYDSAKAFEQAGAQVNLVPFVTLDGKSMEHSVDTMVDNIDKANILFFAGGFSAADEPDGSAKFIVTILRNAKVRSAIDQFIEKGGLIIGICNGFQALVKSGLLPYGNFEEVVETSPTLFYNDANQHVAKIVETRIANVNSPWLSGVQVGDIHAIPVSHGEGKFVVTDEEFEVLRNNGQIFSQYVDFTGQPSMDSKYNPNGSYHAIEGITSANGQIIGKMGHSERYETGLFQNIPGNKDQGLFASAVRYFTE
- a CDS encoding amidophosphoribosyltransferase, which encodes MYEVKSLNEECGVFGIWGHPQAAQVTYFGLHSLQHRGQEGAGILANDKGHLRRHRNTGLIADVFKKSEDLERLTGRAAIGHVRYATSGSASIHNIQPFLFEFSDMEVGLAHNGNLTNAVSLKAELEKNGSIFSSSSDTEILMHLIRRSHNPDLMGKIKEALNTVKGGFAYLIMLEDKMVAALDPNGFRPLSIGKMKNGAWVVASETCAFEVVGAEWVRDVEPGEMVIIDDSGIRYDTYTTDTQLAVCSMEYIYFARPDSVIHGINVHTARKNMGRRLAQEFQHEADIVVGVPNSSLSAAMGFAEESGLPNEMGLIKNQYIQRTFIQPTQELREQGVRMKLSAVSSVVKDKRVVMIDDSIVRGTTSRRIVKLLRDAGAKEVHVAIGSPELKYPCFYGIDIQTRRELISANHSVDEVCEIIGADSLTYLSLDGLIDSIGIKTDAPKGGLCVAYFDGEFPTPLYDYEEEYLRSLEEKTSFYIENVKRDK
- a CDS encoding phosphoribosylformylglycinamidine cyclo-ligase, with the translated sequence MTNKNAYAQSGVDVEAGYEVVERIKKHVARTERLGVMGALGGFGGMFDLTKLDVKEPVLVSGTDGVGTKLMLAIQYDKHDTIGQDCVAMCVNDIIAAGAEPLYFLDYIATGKNEPAKLEQIVAGVAEGCVQAGCGLIGGETAEMPGMYGEDDYDLAGFAVGIADKSQIIDGSKVKEGDILLGLASSGIHSNGYSLVRRVFANLDGDALLPELNGKALKDVLLEPTRIYVQQVLPLVKDELVNGIAHITGGGFIENIPRMFSDDLAAEIEEDKIPVLPIFTALETYGKIKHEEMFEIFNMGIGLVLAVSPEKVDKVRESVNEDVYEIGRIVIKEDKSVIIK
- a CDS encoding phosphoribosylglycinamide formyltransferase produces the protein MKRIAIFASGNGSNFQVIAEQFKVHFVFSDHRDAFVLKRAETLGVPAYAFELKEFADKQSYEKALIDLLDKHQIDLVVLAGYMKIVGPTLLAKYEGRIINIHPAYLPEFPGAHGIEDAWEADVPESGVTVHWVDSGVDTGQIIKQVRVPRLADDHLEQFEERIHAAEYQLYPTVLEELGVERIEL
- a CDS encoding phosphoribosylaminoimidazolecarboxamide formyltransferase, translating into MIKKIISFVLVFVLAALLFNSFIFANLENPARLILAYGLSLILSGFLMTQIK